A genomic segment from bacterium encodes:
- a CDS encoding glycosyltransferase, whose amino-acid sequence MTLSPPLHIAQISMHTDPLDDLGGDVTGGMNVYIRELARALPAHGVRADVFTRLESDGAPRVVPIAPGARLIRIPAGEPRPLDKNDLLPIVEEFTAGIMAFSAQERAHYDLLSAHYWLSGLAGAKIAREWSIPLFLRFHTLAALKDRVLRLDQKEPEARREAEARLARQSDALLVSSLDEAELLTREFGASPERVHFVPCGVDTGRFSPLPRESARAQLGLDAETPLILSVGRVDPIKGLDRLVDALRLMKKE is encoded by the coding sequence ATGACGCTCTCCCCCCCGCTCCACATCGCCCAGATTTCGATGCACACCGATCCCCTGGACGATCTGGGCGGCGATGTCACCGGAGGGATGAACGTCTACATCCGCGAACTGGCGCGGGCGCTGCCCGCCCATGGGGTGCGGGCGGATGTGTTCACCCGGCTGGAGAGCGACGGCGCTCCCCGCGTCGTCCCGATCGCTCCCGGCGCGCGCCTCATCCGTATACCGGCGGGAGAGCCCCGGCCGCTGGACAAAAACGACCTCCTTCCCATCGTTGAAGAATTCACGGCGGGCATCATGGCGTTCTCGGCGCAGGAGCGCGCGCACTATGACCTCCTCTCGGCTCACTACTGGCTTTCGGGCCTGGCGGGAGCGAAAATTGCGCGGGAGTGGAGCATCCCCCTCTTCCTTCGCTTTCACACCCTCGCCGCCCTGAAGGACCGTGTGCTCCGCCTCGATCAAAAAGAACCCGAAGCGCGCCGCGAGGCCGAGGCCCGGCTGGCACGGCAGAGCGACGCCCTGCTCGTCTCCTCGCTGGATGAGGCCGAGCTTCTCACCCGCGAATTCGGGGCTAGCCCCGAGCGGGTTCATTTCGTCCCCTGCGGGGTGGACACCGGGCGCTTCTCCCCGCTGCCCCGGGAGAGCGCCCGCGCGCAGCTGGGCTTGGACGCGGAGACCCCGCTTATTCTGAGCGTCGGCCGCGTGGACCCCATTAAGGGGCTCGATCGGCTGGTGGACGCCCTGCGTCTGATGAAAAAAGAA
- a CDS encoding GNAT family N-acetyltransferase, with amino-acid sequence MPAPCSTSPGPSSPPHPAAEVEVHETPEGFSRLAPEWRALLEASPYAHPFYDPAWHECWWKHLGSGRLYLCALRRPGGALMAIAPMMVRDDGVLRFTGGLDLTDYLDIIAGSEADCDLAWSALLAHFEGPEGPVWQKIVLHSVPENSPTRKWFASEAGPAAGRSRIVQEEVCPVIALPDSWDGYTGILSSRDERELRRKIRKAHMQAGLEFSHTLNEQQLGQDMEDFIRLHALSQPDKADFWNESRGAFFREMATKMLRLGWLDLSLMRVDGYAVSANFAFDFRDRIYLYNSGFDPEERELSAGVVLLAHNIEEAIQAGRTSFDFLSGDEAYKYQFGAKDDPIYRIEMERSAK; translated from the coding sequence ATGCCGGCACCCTGTTCCACATCCCCCGGACCGTCCTCCCCGCCGCATCCGGCGGCCGAGGTGGAGGTGCACGAGACGCCGGAGGGCTTCTCCCGGCTGGCGCCCGAGTGGCGCGCCCTGCTGGAAGCCTCTCCCTACGCCCATCCCTTCTACGACCCGGCCTGGCATGAATGCTGGTGGAAGCATCTCGGCTCGGGCCGGCTGTATCTGTGCGCCCTGCGCCGGCCCGGGGGGGCGCTGATGGCGATTGCTCCCATGATGGTGCGCGATGACGGCGTCCTCCGGTTCACGGGCGGGCTGGATCTTACGGATTACCTCGACATCATCGCGGGAAGCGAGGCGGACTGCGATCTCGCCTGGAGCGCCCTTCTGGCGCATTTCGAGGGGCCCGAAGGGCCGGTTTGGCAAAAAATCGTCCTCCACAGCGTTCCCGAAAACTCGCCCACGCGGAAATGGTTCGCCAGCGAGGCGGGGCCCGCCGCCGGCCGCTCCCGCATCGTCCAGGAAGAAGTCTGCCCGGTCATCGCCCTTCCCGACTCCTGGGACGGCTACACCGGGATCCTCTCGAGCCGCGATGAGCGCGAACTCCGCCGGAAAATCCGGAAGGCCCACATGCAGGCCGGGCTCGAATTCTCCCACACCCTCAACGAACAGCAGCTCGGGCAGGACATGGAGGATTTCATTCGGCTCCACGCGCTGAGCCAGCCCGACAAGGCCGACTTCTGGAACGAATCGCGCGGCGCGTTCTTCCGGGAGATGGCCACTAAAATGCTCCGCCTCGGTTGGCTCGATTTGAGCCTCATGCGGGTGGACGGCTATGCGGTCTCCGCCAACTTCGCTTTCGATTTCCGCGACCGGATTTATCTCTACAATTCGGGGTTTGACCCCGAAGAGCGCGAATTGAGCGCGGGTGTCGTCCTTCTCGCCCACAATATCGAGGAAGCCATCCAGGCCGGGCGCACCTCTTTCGATTTTCTCAGCGGAGATGAGGCGTACAAGTATCAGTTCGGCGCGAAGGATGACCCCATCTACCGCATCGAGATGGAACGGTCCGCGAAATGA